In Tachysurus fulvidraco isolate hzauxx_2018 chromosome 25, HZAU_PFXX_2.0, whole genome shotgun sequence, the following proteins share a genomic window:
- the rad21a gene encoding double-strand-break repair protein rad21 homolog A produces MFYAHFVLSKRGPLAKIWLAAHWDKKLTKAHVFECNLESSVESIISPKVKMALRTSGHLLLGVVRIYHRKAKYLLADCNEAFIKIKMAFRPGVVDLPEDNREAAYNAITLPEEFHDFDQPLPDLDDIDVAQQFTLNQSRVEEITMREEVGNMSLMNDDHFGDFGIEDREILREEAAFEDTAFMHGSSASNLLMEADPGPAHLPEKSTNLDYDDFGDKNLENSDGGILVDKLLSGDGGGGIFDDPPAITDSVMMPPDDDDDDYDHLSPAGAPDSPDSGPVEALPSTTDQTEQTTLVPNEEEAFALEPIDITVKETKAKRKRKLIVDSLKELDSKTIRAQLSDYSDIVTTLDLAPPTKKLMMWKETGGVEKLFSLPAQPLWNSRLLKMFTRCLTPLVPDELRKRRKGGEADSLEEFLKELENPEVPREEQLGHRADIIDQTIVEEPSMLQTSSMEGSRTALDETLMPPPSRQRGVKRKSQEPEAALPTMSILDHSVPPPMEPSLLSQQLDMPQVDLPPEDSGNLSRIVPEFDLLGEKSKDKEDSEEEEEGDGQGGDQDQEERRWNKRTQQMLHGLQRVVAKTGAQSISLLELCRNNNKKQAAAKFYSFLVLKKQQAVDLSQSEPYSDIIATPGPRFHIV; encoded by the exons ATGTTTTACGCTCACTTCGTCCTGAGCAAAAGAGGGCCGCTGGCCAAGATCTGGCTGGCGGCCCATTGGGACAAGAAGTTGACCAAAGCCCACGTCTTTGAGTGCAACCTGGAGAGCAGTGTGGAGAGCATCATTTCACCCAAG GTGAAAATGGCTCTGCGTACATCTGGTCACCTGCTCCTGGGTGTGGTGAGGATCTACCACAGGAAGGCCAAGTATCTGCTCGCTGACTGTAATGAAGCGTTTATAAAGATCAAAATGGCTTTCCGACCAG GCGTCGTGGATCTGCCTGAAGATAATCGCGAGGCAGCTTACAATGCCATCACCCTGCCCGAGGAATTTCATGACTTTGATCAGCCGCTTCCGGATCTCGA TGATATAGATGTTGCACAGCAGTTCACGCTGAACCAGAGCCGAGTGGAGGAGATCACCATGAGGGAGGAGGTGGGGAATATGAGCCTCATGAATGATGACCACTTTG GCGATTTTGGCATTGAGGATCGTGAGATTCTTAGAGAAGAGGCTGCCTTTGAGGACACTGCCTTTATGCATGGTTCCTCTGCCTCTAACCTCCTGATGGAGGCAGATCCTGGTCCCGCCCACCTTCCTGAAAAGTCAACCAACCTTGACTACGACGACTTTGGAGATAAAAACCTGGAGAACAGCGACGGTGGCATACTTG TGGATAAGCTCTTGAGTGGCGATGGTGGTGGAGGAATTTTCGACGATCCTCCGGCCATCACAGATAGCGTCATGATGCCCCCAGACGACGATGACGATGATTATGACCATCTTTCAC CTGCCGGAGCTCCGGACAGCCCCGATTCAGGTCCGGTTGAGGCTCTGCCCAGCACTACAGACCAGACGGAGCAGACCACGCTGGTGCCCAATGAGGAGGAAGCATTTGCTCTCGAGCCTATTGACATCACCg TGAAAGAAACAAAGgcgaagagaaagaggaagctCATCGTGGACAGCCTGAAAGAGCTCGACAGCAAGACTATTCGCGCCCAGCTGAGCGATTACTCTGACATCGTGACTACACTGGACCTGGCCCCACCCACCAAGAAGCTGATGATGTGGAAGGAGACTGGTGGTGTAGAGAagctcttctctctccctgccCAGCCTCTCTGGAACAGCAGACTGCTCAAG ATGTTCACACGCTGTCTGACTCCACTGGTGCCAGACGagctgaggaagaggaggaagggtGGTGAGGCTGACAGCCTGGAGGAGTTCCTGAAGGAGCTGGAGAACCCCGAGGTTCCCCGTGAGGAACAGTTGGGCCACAGGGCCGACATCATTG ATCAAACCATCGTGGAGGAGCCCAGCATGCTACAGACCTCATCTATGGAGGGCAGCAGAACTGCACTGGATGAGACCCTGATGCCTCCTCCTTCACGACAGCGTGGAGTAAAACGCAAGTCTCAGGAGCCCGAAGCCGCTCTGCCT ACGATGAGCATTTTGGATCATTCTGTGCCTCCGCCCATGGAGCCGTCGTTGTTGTCCCAGCAGTTGGACATGCCACAGGTCGACCTTCCCCCAGAGGACAGCGGCAACCTGTCGCGAATTGTGCCTGAGTTTGACCTGCTGGGAGAGAAGAGCAAGGACAAGGAGGACagcgaggaggaggag GAGGGTGACGGACAAGGTGGAGACCAGGACCAAGAAGAGAGACGGTGGAACAAGAGAACCCAGCAGATGCTGCATGGACTTCAG CGTGTTGTGGCCAAGACCGGAGCACAGTCCATCAGCCTGCTGGAGCTttgcagaaacaacaacaagaaacaaGCCGCCGCCAAGTTCTACAGCTTCCTCGTCCTGAAGAAACAGCAAGCGGTGGACCTGTCCCAATCCGAGCCTTACAGCGACATCATCGCCACGCCAGGGCCAAGATTCCACATTGTATAG